One window from the genome of Entelurus aequoreus isolate RoL-2023_Sb linkage group LG04, RoL_Eaeq_v1.1, whole genome shotgun sequence encodes:
- the LOC133648053 gene encoding protocadherin alpha-3-like, translated as MEHRGQRSRVGCWWVVVMVLFLGRRIWAQLRYSVPEEVQVGTAVGNIAKDLGLDVRTLAERRFRIVSGPNNALLQLNQNNGALYVKKQIDREELCEGAKVCLINLKIVVENPLEIHYVAVEITDVNDHPSSFPEDKQRLEIAEHIPPGTRFQIHSARDPDVGANSVQFYKLSSVDLFDIEVRDNEEDKIPFLVLKKPLDREQKTEHNLVLTALDGGSPPKSGSLNLSIIVIDANDNRPVFSQDVYSVTLEENAPIGTLVVGLNATDLDEGSNSEIEYSLGKTQKKKVHDRFELDSITGEIRVKGLIDFEDTEIYRLDVQASDKGQPPWTSEGRVVIKIKDVNDNEPDMEVTSLRNVVPENSKPGTVISLISITDRDSGVNGKVICRILGDVPFDLTPSIEENMYSLVTKAFLDRESVNNYDIKITANDCGQPSLSTMILLNVQVSDMNDNRPTFSHDPYELYLIENNTPGATILSVSAGDSDLEENAAVTYHIVRGDGQPGDITSLLNIHSENGQISALKSFDFETLKSFQFQVVATDGGSPPLSSNVTVKVFILDQNDNAPVILYPVSSNGSAEGVEEIPRNMKAGDLVTKVRAYDADIGYNGWLLFSLQQVTDHSLFTLDRYTGQIRTLRSLTETDEAEHGLLILVKDNGNVSLSATATVTVKLVEPKEAFAASDVKRAAAKVDEEDDNVTFYLILTLGSVSLLFVISIIVLIAMQCSKSTEYTSKYLQDANYDGTLCHSIQYRSGDKRYMLVGPRMSIGSTIVPGSHANTLVLPDRRHTSSGEVRSTFSLNNDCLQQIICALL; from the coding sequence ATGGAGCACAGAGGACAAAGAAGCCGTGTGGGCTGCTGGTGGGTCGTCGTGATGGTCTTGTTTCTTGGGAGGAGGATTTGGGCTCAGCTTCGATATTCTGTTCCAGAAGAAGTGCAGGTGGGGACCGCAGTGGGAAATATTGCTAAGGATTTGGGACTGGACGTTCGCACTTTGGCCGAAAGACGGTTCCGTATTGTATCTGGTCCGAATAATGCATTACTACAGCTTAACCAGAACAATGGCGCTCTGTACGTGAAGAAACAGATAGACAGAGAGGAACTCTGTGAAGGGGCTAAAGTGTGTTTGATAAATCTGAAAATAGTTGTTGAAAACCCCCTGGAAATCCATTACGTTGCCGTGGAGATCACGGACGTCAATGATCACCCATCAAGCTTCCCAGAAGACAAGCAGAGGCTGGAAATAGCAGAACATATACCACCAGGTACCCGTTTTCAAATCCATTCTGCTCGAGATCCTGATGTTGGTGCAAACTCTGTACAATTTTATAAACTGAGCTCAGTGGATCTTTTTGACATTGAAGTGAGGGACAATGAAGAGGACAAGATACCGTTTTTAGTCTTGAAAAAACCTTTGGACAGGGAGCAGAAAACGGAGCACAATTTAGTCTTAACTGCACTGGATGGAGGCAGTCCTCCCAAATCTGGTAGTCTTAATTTAAGCATCATTGTGATTGATGCGAATGACAACAGGCCTGTGTTTAGTCAAGATGTTTACAGTGTCACACTTGAAGAAAATGCTCCTATTGGGACTCTTGTAGTGGGACTAAACGCCACAGATTTAGACGAAGGGTCTAACAGTGAAATAGAATATTCACTTgggaaaacacaaaagaagaaagtGCACGACAGATTTGAATTAGACAGCATTACTGGTGAGATCAGAGTGAAAGGACTGATTGACTTTGAGGATACTGAGATCTACAGGTTAGATGTACAAGCGTCAGATAAAGGCCAACCACCCTGGACATCTGAAGGTAGAGTTGTGATAAAAATAAAGGATGTGAATGACAACGAGCCAGACATGGAAGTGACGTCACTGCGTAACGTCGTCCCCGAAAATTCAAAGCCTGGCACTGTCATCTCTCTTATTAGCATCACAGACAGAGACTCTGGAGTGAACGGGAAAGTTATTTGTCGTATTTTAGGAGACGTTCCGTTTGATTTAACCCCGTCAATTGAGGAGAATATGTACTCTCTTGTCACTAAGGCTTTTTTGGACAGGGAGAGCGTGAACAATTATGACATCAAAATAACAGCCAATGACTGCGGCCAACCGTCACTCTCTACTATGATCCTATTAAATGTCCAAGTATCAGATATGAATGATAACAGACCGACATTCAGCCACGATCCGTATGAACTGTACTTAATAGAAAACAACACTCCAGGTGCGACAATATTATCTGTGAGTGCGGGTGATAGTGATCTAGAGGAAAATGCAGCGGTTACTTACCACATCGTGAGAGGGGATGGACAGCCAGGTGATATCACCTCATTACTCAACATTCATTCTGAAAATGGACAAATATCAGCGTTAAAAAGTTTTGACTTTGAGACGCTGAAAAGTTTCCAGTTCCAAGTGGTGGCCACAGACGGTGGAAGTCCTCCACTGAGCAGCAACGTGACAGTGAAGGTGTTCATTCTGGACCAGAACGACAACGCTCCAGTCATCCTGTATCCAGTCAGCTCCAACGGTTCTGCTGAAGGTGTGGAGGAGATTCCCCGCAATATGAAAGCAGGAGACTTGGTGACTAAAGTCCGAGCCTATGATGCTGATATAGGATATAACGGCTGGTTACTGTTTTCACTGCAGCAAGTCACTGACCACAGTCTCTTTACTTTGGACCGCTATACGGGCCAGATCAGAACACTTCGCTCATTGACAGAGACGGACGAGGCTGAGCATGGACTGCTCATACTGGTCAAAGACAATGGCAACGTTTCCCTGTCAGCAACAGCTACTGTGACTGTCAAACTTGTGGAGCCCAAAGAGGCTTTTGCAGCTTCTGATGTCAAACGTGCAGCAGCAAAAGTGGACGAGGAGGACGAcaatgtgactttttatctcatcctCACTTTGGGCTCGGTCTCGCTGCTTTTTGTCATCAGCATCATCGTGCTGATCGCCATGCAGTGCTCCAAATCCACAGAGTACACTTCCAAATATCTCCAAGACGCTAATTATGATGGGACACTGTGTCACAGCATCCAGTACAGATCAGGAGACAAACGCTACATGCTAGTTGGACCCAGAATGAGTATAGGTTCTACTATAGTCCCGGGCAGCCACGCCAACACTCTGGTGCTCCCTGACAGGAGACACACTTCTTCTGGGGAGGTAAGAAGCACATTTTCTTTGAATAATGATTGCTTACAACAAATTATCTGTGCACTTTTATGA
- the LOC133648091 gene encoding protocadherin gamma-A11-like: protein METGGQRRGLWAWLMTSCLCIMLAGLEQVAAQIKYSIAEEVKVGTAVGNVAKDLGLEFGSLVDRRFRIVSGPESAPFEVNTNNGVLCVRKTIDREELCEGISPCMINMKLIAENPMEIHHVGVEIIDINDNVPTFQEESYILEIPESTLPGRHFQLPSAHDPDVAANAVRVYKLNTNEYFSTQIRERGDDKVPFLVLQKPLDREKHVDHRLVLTAVDGGNPPKSGGLNITVIVLDSNDNHPIFTQEVYSVTMSENVEPDTIVIKIEATDLDKDLNGDIEYYFGGQLDSKIYEMFVLDKNTGVIKVKGHIDYEKVEVYKLDVHATDKGQPPMSTDCRVIIKIIDENDNQPQIDVTSLSKSVAEDSKLGTVISLISITDKDVGLNGKVTCSLSLNVPFELKPSFQDNMYSLVLKDGLDRELVSDYDITITATDCGQPPLSTFKMLHVDVSDVNDNIPTFLHSPIQLYLLENNVPGNSIFSVTAVDTDLNENAALTYHIDREHGSQVKMSTFLNINPENGDISALKSFDFETLKSFQFQVVATDSGSPPLSSNVTVKVFILDQNDNAPVILYPVSSNGSAEGVEEIPRNMKAGDLVTKVRAYDADIGYNGWLLFSLQQVTDHSLFTLDRYTGQIRTLRSLTETDEAEHGLLILVKDNGNVSLSATATVTVKLVEPKEAFAASDVKRAAAKVDEEDDNVTFYLILTLGSVSLLFVISIIVLIAMQCSKSTEYTSKYLQDANYDGTLCHSIQYRSGDKRYMLVGPRMSIGSTIVPGSHANTLVLPDRRHTSSGEVRQTFFSNSDCLQQVICALL from the coding sequence ATGGAAACGGGAGGACAAAGAAGAGGACTGTGGGCTTGGTTGATGACCTCCTGTTTGTGCATCATGCTGGCTGGTTTGGAGCAGGTTGCAGCACAGATCAAATATTCCATCGCAGAAGAAGTCAAAGTGGGAACTGCGGTGGGTAACGTTGCCAAGGATCTAGGACTTGAATTTGGCTCTTTGGTGGACAGACGTTTCCGCATTGTTTCAGGGCCAGAGAGCGCACCGTTTGAGGTAAATACCAACAATGGCGTACTGTGTGTGCGCAAAACCATCGACAGAGAGGAGCTTTGTGAAGGCATCTCGCCTTGTATGATAAATATGAAATTAATCGCTGAGAACCCTATGGAAATACATCATGTAGGTGTTGAAATTATTGATATTAATGATAATGTGCCCACTTTTCAAGAGGAGAGTTATATTTTAGAAATCCCTGAATCCACTCTTCCAGGTAGACACTTCCAATTACCAAGTGCACATGACCCAGATGTTGCCGCTAATGCAGTGCGTGTGTACAAATTAAATacgaatgaatatttcagcacgcaAATAAGAGAGAGGGGAGATGACAAAGTGCCGTTCTTAGTCTTACAAAAGCCTCTGGACAGAGAAAAACACGTCGATCACAGACTAGTTCTGACTGCTGTGGACGGTGGAAATCCACCAAAATCTGGAGGTCTTAATATTACAGTTATTGTGCTCGATTCTAATGATAACCATCCTATTTTTACACAAGAAGTATATTCTGTTACGATGTCTGAAAATGTGGAACCTGACACAATTGTCATTAAGATCGAAGCAACGGATCTAGACAAAGATTTAAATGGAGACATTGAATATTATTTTGGTGGTCAACTTGACTCTAAAATCTATGAAATGTTTGTTTTGGATAAAAATACCGGTGTCATTAAAGTAAAAGGTCACATTGATTATGAGAAGGTGGAGGTTTACAAACTAGACGTCCATGCCACAGACAAAGGACAGCCTCCAATGAGCACCGATTGCAGGGTGATCATTAAAATAATTGACGAAAATGACAACCAACCACAAATCGATGTTACCTCTCTGTCAAAATCGGTAGCGGAAGATTCCAAACTCGGCACTGTAATTTCTCTTATAAGTATCACAGACAAAGACGTCGGATTGAATGGTAAGGTGACTTGTAGTCTTTCGCTAAATGTTCCATTTGAATTAAAACCATCATTTCAAGATAACATGTACTCACTGGTTCTGAAAGACGGACTAGATCGAGAATTAGTTTCAGACTATGACATCACAATCACAGCTACAGATTGTGGCCAACCTCCTCTGTCCACGTTTAAAATGTTGCATGTTGACGTGTCGGACGTTAATGATAATATTCCTACATTTTTACACAGTCCAATCCAACTTTATTTGCTGGAGAATAATGTGCCGGGTAATTCAATTTTTTCCGTCACTGCCGTAGATACAGACTTGAATGAAAACGCAGCTTTGACGTATCACATTGACAGAGAACATGGGAGTCAagttaaaatgtcaacatttttaaacatCAACCCAGAGAATGGAGATATTTCAGCACTCAAAAGTTTTGACTTTGAGACGCTGAAAAGTTTCCAGTTCCAAGTGGTGGCCACGGACAGTGGAAGTCCTCCACTGAGCAGCAACGTGACAGTGAAGGTGTTCATTCTGGACCAGAACGACAACGCTCCAGTCATCCTGTATCCAGTCAGCTCCAACGGTTCTGCTGAAGGTGTGGAGGAGATTCCCCGCAATATGAAAGCAGGAGACTTGGTGACTAAAGTCCGAGCCTATGATGCTGATATAGGATATAACGGCTGGTTACTGTTTTCACTGCAGCAAGTCACTGACCACAGTCTCTTTACTTTGGACCGCTATACGGGCCAGATCAGAACACTTCGCTCATTGACAGAGACGGACGAGGCTGAGCATGGACTGCTCATACTGGTCAAAGACAATGGCAACGTTTCCCTGTCAGCAACAGCTACTGTGACTGTCAAACTTGTGGAGCCCAAAGAGGCTTTTGCAGCTTCTGATGTCAAACGTGCAGCAGCAAAAGTGGACGAGGAGGACGAcaatgtgactttttatctcatcctCACTTTGGGCTCGGTCTCGCTGCTTTTTGTCATCAGCATCATCGTGCTGATCGCCATGCAGTGCTCCAAATCCACAGAGTACACTTCCAAATATCTCCAAGACGCTAATTATGATGGGACACTGTGTCACAGCATCCAGTACAGATCAGGAGACAAACGCTACATGCTAGTTGGACCCAGAATGAGTATAGGTTCTACTATAGTCCCGGGCAGCCACGCCAACACTCTGGTGCTCCCTGACAGGAGACACACTTCTTCTGGGGAGGTAAGACAGACATTTTTTTCCAATAGTGATTGCTTACAACAAGTTATCTGTGCACTTTTATGA